The genomic DNA CAGCGCGGCGCGGAGGAGGATCCGCAGACTGTCGCGGCCCGAGATCCACAGCTCGCGCCAGAGCGGCAGGTCGGACCGGGGCGCCGTGCCGTCCGGGGAGACGTCGCGGTCGACGCGTTCGGAGAGGGCCTCGTAGAAGGGCTGGCCGACCAGCAGGGTCACCGCGGTGAAGGTGAGGACGGCCAGGAGCAGGGCGAGGGCGAACAGCACGGCGGTGAGGAAGCCGCGGAAGAGTCCGAGATAGGGACTCGACCAGTCGTCGGCGAAGGGGGTCACCCACGCGACGAAGTCCTCGCCCCACAGCGCGAGCGCGACCAGCACGCCCACGTACAGGACCAGGGTGATCAGGCCCGGGACGAGCCCGAAGCCGTAGCTCCTGCCGTGCCGGGCCACCCAGCGCTGGCCCTTCAGCAGATGGCCGAACCCCACCCCAAGATCACGCATGGGCGGCACTCTACCGGTCGGGGCGCCGGCCCGGTCCCGGCCCAGCCCCCGTCCCGGCCCAGCCCTCGTTCCCGTTCCCGTTCCCGTTCCCGTTCCCGTTCCCGTTCCGGTTCCGGTTCCGGTCAGGCGAGCGTCACGGTGATGTTGCCGCGGGTCGCCTTGGAGTACGGGCAGACCTGGTGGGCCTTCTCGACCAGCGACCGCGCGGTGGCGGCGTCGACCGACGGGATCTCGGCGGAGATCTCGACGATGATCCCGAAGCCGTCGTCGTTCTTGCCGATGCCCACCTTCGCGGTCACGGTGGAACCGGAGATGTCGGCACCCTCCGCGCGGGCCACGACGCCGAGGGCGCCCTGGAAGCAGGCGCTGTACCCGGCGGCGAAGAGCTGCTCCGGGTTGGTACCGGCGCCGTTGCCGCCCATCTCCTTGGGCGGGTTCACGACGAGGTCGAGCGTGCCGTCGTCGGTGGCCACCCGTCCGTCGCGGCCGTTCTCGGCGGTGGCGACGGCGGTGTAGAGGACTTCGGACTGCTGGATGGGCATACGGGTGTCTTCCTCCTAGGTCCGCCGTGACTCGCGCCCACGATCACGACGGATTTCGGAAAGACGCTACCGCATGCCGGAATTCTCGGGAAGTCAGAGCTTGACGATCATCTTCCCGGTGTTGTCGCCGCGCAGGACCCCGAGGAACGCCTCCAGGTTGTTCTCGATGCCCTCGACGACGGTCTCGCGGTACTTCAGCTCGCCGGTGCGGACCCAGGGGCCGACCTCCTCGACGAACTTCGGCTGGAGGTCGTAGTGGTCGCCGACCAGGAAGCCCTCGATGCGGCCGCGGGTCTGGATGAGGCGGGCGAGGTTCTTCGGGCCGGGTGCGGGCTCGGTGTTGTTGTAGACGGAGATCGCGCCGCAGATGGCGATGCGGCCGTTGAGGTTGAGGGAGCCGATGGCGGCCTCCAGGTGGTCGCCGCCGACGTTGTCGAAGTAGACGTCGACGCCGTCCGGGGCGGCGGCGCGCAGCTGCTCGCTCACCGGGCCGTTCTTGTAGTTGAAGGCGGCGTCGAAGCCGTACTCGTCGAGGAGCAGCTTGACCTTCTCGTCCGAGCCGGCCGAGCCGATGACCCGCGAGGCGCCCTTGAGCCTGGCGATCTGCCCCACCTGGCTGCCTACGGCGCCCGCGGCGCCCGAGACGAAGACGGAGTCGCCCTCCTTGAAGGCGGCCGTGCGCAGCAGGCCGGCGTAGGCGGTGAGCCCCGTCATGCCGAGCACGCCCAGGTACGTCGACAGGGGTGCCGCGTCCGGGTCCACCTTGACGGCGTTCTTCGCGTCCACGGCGGCGTACTCGCGCCAGCCGAAGGAGTGCAGGACGTGGTCGCCGACGGCGAAGCCCTCGGCGTTGGAGGCGACGACCTCGCCGACCGCGCCGCCCAGCATGGGCTTGTCCAGCTCGTAGGGGGCGGCGTAGGACTTGGCGGCGCTCATGCGCCCGCGCATGTACGGGTCGACGGAGACGTACCGGTTGCGCACCAGCACCTGCCCGGTGCCCGGGGTGGGGACCTCCGCCTCGACGAGCGCGAAGTCCTCGGGCTTGGGCCAGCCGACCGGGCGGGTGACCAGGTGCCATGCGCGGTTGACGGCGGGGAGGGCGGGGGAGTCGGTCATGAGGCACCTTTCCTAAGGCTTGCTCGGGACTTGCTCGGGACTTGCTCGGGACTTGCTCGGGGCTCGCTCGGGACTTGCCTGCCGAGAATGTTTCATGCTCTGAAACAACCATGCGGCTGAACATTTCAGCTTGTCAAACAAATGGGTACCCTGGATTCCATGGCCACACCACGCGACACGACCCGCCGCCCCGACGCTCTCACCCTGGAAGTCGTCGAGCTGATCGGCGAGGTCGTGGCCCGCTTCCACGCGGACTACGAGGAGGCGGCGGCGGAGCGCGCCCTGACCGGGGCGCAGGCCAAGCTGCTGAGCCTGCTGTCACTGGAGCCGCTGCCGATGCGGAAGCTGGCCCAGAAGCTGAAGTGCGAGCCGTCGAACGTCACGGGGATCGTGGACCGGCTGGAGGCACGGGGCCTGGTCGAGCGCCGCCCCGACCCCGGCGACCGCCGGGTGAAGGTCGCGGCGGCGACGGAGGAGGGGCGCCGGGTGGCACGAGGGCTGCGGGAGTCACTGCGGTTCGCGCGGGAGCCGCTGGCGGGGCTGTCGGAGGGCGAGCGAGTGGCGCTGCGGGACGCGCTGCGCCTGATGGTCGGCGAGGGCTCACCGGAGAGCTGACCCTCACCCCGGGCCGAACCGCTCCCGCGTCGCGCTCCTCGCGCCGCAGCCGTCCCCGGAGGGCCGGGGGCGCCGCACGAGCAGCAAGGACCGTGAGCAGGTCGTGCGCTGGTGCCGTGAGTTCTGTGTCGATGTCGGGGAGCAGCACTCCATCGACCTGATCGACGCCGGCTCCTGGGACGACTCGCGCTTCGGCGACCGGCACTTCACGTGGTGGGAGTCCCCGGAGGGCACCCCCGTGGCGATGGCTGCCACGACCTCGGTCGTCGGCGGCATGGTCCGGGTGGACCCCGTCTACACCCCGGCCCGTCTCCGCGGCCGTGGCTACGCCGGGGCCGTGACGGTCGAGGTGAGCAGGTCCGCGCTGGCCGCGGGAGCCACGGACGTCGTCCTGTTCACGGACCCGGACAACCCCACCAGCAATGCCCTCTACCAGCGCATCGGGTATGTCCGCGTCGCCGACTTCGCCGGGTACAGGTTCTCCTCGTGAGCGGAACTCCTACGTGCACCACCACAGGAAGCGGTCGCAGGTTTCCGTGGGCGTCGGGTCCGGGGGCTCCGGCGGGGTGGGGGTCGTCGTCGGGGCCGGGTCGTCGCCGGACTCGGGGGACGACGGGTCCGGGTTCGCGGGGCCGGTGGGATCCGGGGGCGGGGGGCGGGAGGCCGACGGGGAGTCGGGCCCGGTCTCCGTCGGGGACTTGGTGGCCTCCGGGGACTCCGACGGGGAGGCCGACACCGTTGTCGACGCCGATGCGTCGGGGGACGCGGAGCCCGAGGCCGTGGTCGTCCGCGTGGTGTCGTCGACCGGGACCGCCGACGCCTCGCCCACCTCCCTCGTCGCCTCGCCGTCCGTCGTCTCGCCGCCCGCCGCGGCCGGTTTCTCCGGGGAGTGCGGGGCGTCCGTGCCGAGTTCGGCCAGGCTCAGTCCCCCGGCCGCCAGGACGAAGCCCGCGGCGACGAGCAGGGTCCGGCGGCGGCGCCTGCGGTGGGCGGCGGCCTTGCGGTCACGGCGGCTGGAGCGAGCGCCGGGTGCGGCGTCGTCCGCACCCTCGTCGGGCGTTTCGTCGAGCGTTTCGTCGGGTGTCTCGTCGGGTGTCTCGTCGGGTGTCTCGTCGAGCGTCCTGGCCGCCGCCGTCGCCTGGTCCGCGAGTCGCGGCGAGGTCGTCCCACCCGCCGTCAGATGGACGTCCGCAGCGGGGAGTTCGTGGCAGGGCGTGCCGCAGCCCGGGCAGGCGAGAGCGCCGTTGAGGTGCCGTCGGCACGGGTGGCAGTAGTCCATGACGCGGGAAGGTTAAGTTCCGGGACGGGCGCGTTCCTAGAGGTCACTGTGAAAGTTGTGTGGGGAAGCATGCGAGGGCCGCCTCTCCCCCACTTGCGAAACTGCCGAAATCGTTATGTGTCCGACCCATTGACACTCCGAGCACCCCGTCCTTACTGTCACGCCAGCATTTCGAACGAGTGACGAAATATCGAACACAGCGAAGGGCAGCCGCCGTGCGCATCACCGGAATCAGCACACACGTGGTCGGGACGCCGTGGCGCAACCTGACCTACGTCCAGGTGCACACCGACGAGGGCCTCACCGGAGTCGGCGAGACCCGGATGCTGGGGCACACCGACGCTCTTCTCGGCTACCTGAAGGAGGCCGAGGCCAACCACATTCTCGGCTCCGACCCCTTCGCTGTCGAGGACCTCGTCCGCCGCATGAAGTACGGCGACTACGGGCGCGCGGGCGAGATCGTGATGTCCGGCATCGCGGTCGTCGAGATGGCGTGCTGGGACATCAAGGGCAAGGCTCTCGGGGTCCCGGTGTGGCAGCTGCTGGGCGGGAAGGTCACGGACAAGGTCAAGGCGTACGCCAACGGGTGGTACACCACCGAGCGGACGCCGGAGGCGTACCACAAGGCCGCGCAGGGAGTCATGGAGCGCGGGTACCGGGCGCTGAAGATCGACCCGTTCGGCACCGGGCACTTCGAGCTGGACCAGCAGCAGACGAACTACGCCGTGTCGCTGATCGAGGCCGTGCGGGACGCCATCGGGCCGGACGCCGAGCTGATGCTGGAGATGCACGGCCGGTTCTCGCCGTCCACCGCGGTCCGGCTCGCGCGTGAACTCGCGCCGTTCAAGCCGGCCTGGCTGGAGGAGCCGGTCCCGCCGGAGAACCTCAAGGCGTTGAAGAAGGTCGCCGAGAAGGTCGACATCCCGGTCGCCACGGGTGAGCGCATCCACGACCGGATCGAGTTCCGCGAGCTGTTCGAGGACCAGTCGGTGGACGTCATCCAGCCCGACGTCGGTCACATCGGCGGCATCTGGGAGACCCGGAAGCTGGCCGCGACCGCCGAGACCCACTACACGCTGGTCGCCCCGCACAACGTCGGTGGGCCCGTGCTCACCGCCGCGAGCCTCCAGGTCGGGTTCACCTCCCCGAACTTCAAGATCCTGGAGCACTTCAACGACTTCGCGGACGCGGAGATCAAGAAGGTCGTGAAGGGCGCGCCGCGGGTCGACCCGGAGGACGGGTGCTTCCACCTCTCCGACGCGCCCGGTCTCGGGGTCGAGCTGGACACCGACGCGGCGGCCGAGTTCCCGCAGCAGCAGGCGCGGTTCGACCTGTGGGCCGAGGGCTGGGAGCAGCGCAATCCGAAGGGGACCGGGGCATGAGCGGCGCGGTCCTGGTCGAGTCGCCGGGGGTGCACCGGCTCGTGCCGCACGAGCCGCGTGAACCGGGGCCCGGCGAGGCACTGGTGCGGGTGCACGCCGCGGGGATCTGCGGCAGCGACCGCGAGGTCTACCAGGGCAACCGGCCCGAGGGGTACGTGCGTTATCCGCTCACCCCCGGGCACGAGTGGTCCGGGACCGTGGAGCGGACCGGTGCCGGGGTCCCGGCCTCGCTCGTCGGCCGGAAGGTCGTGGGCGAGGGCTTCCGCAACTGCCAGGTGTGCGACCGCTGCCACGCGGGCGAGACGACGCTGTGCACGGCCGGGTACGAGGAGACCGGGTTCACCCAGCCGGGCGCCATGGCCCCGACGCTGACCCTGCCCGCCCGGCTGCTGCACGCCCTGCCCGACGACGCCGACCTCACCGCCGCGGCACTGCTGGAGCCCGCGGCCTGCATCGCCGCCGCCGCGCTCAAGGCGAACGCCGTGCCGGGCGAACGCGTCGCCGTCGTCGGCACGGGCACGCTCGGCATGTTCGCCGTGCAGTTCCTGCGCGCCGCCTCCCCGGCCGAGCTGCTGGTGGTCGGTACGCGGGGGGACCGGGAGGCGCTGTCCCGGCGGTTCGGCGCGACCGACTTCCGCACCAAGGACCGGCCGCTCCCGGACGACTTCGACGTCGTGATCGAGACCGCCGGTTCCGCGGACGCCGCGCGCACGGCCGCCGGGCTGCTGCGCCGGGGCGGGCGCCTGGTGCTGACCGGCATCCCGGCGCCGGGCGCCGACGGCCTCGACCCGACCGACCTGGTCGTACGGCAGCTGGAGGTGCACACCGTCTTCGGGGCGCCGCCGGACGCCTGGGCGCACACGGTGCGGGTCTTCGCGGCCGGTCTGCTCGATCCGCGGCCGCTGGTGACGCACGAGCTGCCGCTCGAGGAGTTCTCGGAGGCCATCGAACTGGTGGGCTCCGGCGACCCGAAGGTCGGCAAGGTGCTGCTGCACCCGGAAGCCCTCCCCTGAGCCGTACGCCGGTGCGGGGGCGACCTGACGGCCTCCGTACCGGCGTACACCCACCGGACCGGACGCGGCGCGCCCAGGCCGCCGAGCCGATGCGGCTCGCACCGCCGGCCGCCCGCACCCGCGGTTGCGAACCTCGTCCGACATATCGAACACTAAGGAACGCTTGTGACCGACGCTTCCGCCACGGCCGCCGCACGCAGGCCCGGTGAGCAGGCCCTCACCGCCCTCGGCCTGGCCGCGCCCGCCCCCGACCCCGCCGACGCCTCGCCGCTCTCCTTCCCGGGCGGCGGCCGCTGGCGCACCGAGATCCCGTCCTGCGAGGGTCCGGAGGCGCTGGGGGTGGTGCTCAAGGAGTCCTCGCGGCTGGACGTGCCGATCCACCGGATCAGC from Streptomyces sp. CB09001 includes the following:
- a CDS encoding EI24 domain-containing protein, with translation MRDLGVGFGHLLKGQRWVARHGRSYGFGLVPGLITLVLYVGVLVALALWGEDFVAWVTPFADDWSSPYLGLFRGFLTAVLFALALLLAVLTFTAVTLLVGQPFYEALSERVDRDVSPDGTAPRSDLPLWRELWISGRDSLRILLRAALWGVLLFALGFIPVLGQTVVPVVGFFVTGFFLTEELAAVALQRRGVELRERLALLRSRRMLVWGFGTPLGVSFLVPFVAVFLMPGAVAGATLLARELLGEETRDGADDPSEGGTADPALSPGQTPGH
- a CDS encoding organic hydroperoxide resistance protein; amino-acid sequence: MPIQQSEVLYTAVATAENGRDGRVATDDGTLDLVVNPPKEMGGNGAGTNPEQLFAAGYSACFQGALGVVARAEGADISGSTVTAKVGIGKNDDGFGIIVEISAEIPSVDAATARSLVEKAHQVCPYSKATRGNITVTLA
- a CDS encoding NADP-dependent oxidoreductase encodes the protein MTDSPALPAVNRAWHLVTRPVGWPKPEDFALVEAEVPTPGTGQVLVRNRYVSVDPYMRGRMSAAKSYAAPYELDKPMLGGAVGEVVASNAEGFAVGDHVLHSFGWREYAAVDAKNAVKVDPDAAPLSTYLGVLGMTGLTAYAGLLRTAAFKEGDSVFVSGAAGAVGSQVGQIARLKGASRVIGSAGSDEKVKLLLDEYGFDAAFNYKNGPVSEQLRAAAPDGVDVYFDNVGGDHLEAAIGSLNLNGRIAICGAISVYNNTEPAPGPKNLARLIQTRGRIEGFLVGDHYDLQPKFVEEVGPWVRTGELKYRETVVEGIENNLEAFLGVLRGDNTGKMIVKL
- a CDS encoding MarR family transcriptional regulator, translating into MATPRDTTRRPDALTLEVVELIGEVVARFHADYEEAAAERALTGAQAKLLSLLSLEPLPMRKLAQKLKCEPSNVTGIVDRLEARGLVERRPDPGDRRVKVAAATEEGRRVARGLRESLRFAREPLAGLSEGERVALRDALRLMVGEGSPES
- a CDS encoding mandelate racemase/muconate lactonizing enzyme family protein, which translates into the protein MRITGISTHVVGTPWRNLTYVQVHTDEGLTGVGETRMLGHTDALLGYLKEAEANHILGSDPFAVEDLVRRMKYGDYGRAGEIVMSGIAVVEMACWDIKGKALGVPVWQLLGGKVTDKVKAYANGWYTTERTPEAYHKAAQGVMERGYRALKIDPFGTGHFELDQQQTNYAVSLIEAVRDAIGPDAELMLEMHGRFSPSTAVRLARELAPFKPAWLEEPVPPENLKALKKVAEKVDIPVATGERIHDRIEFRELFEDQSVDVIQPDVGHIGGIWETRKLAATAETHYTLVAPHNVGGPVLTAASLQVGFTSPNFKILEHFNDFADAEIKKVVKGAPRVDPEDGCFHLSDAPGLGVELDTDAAAEFPQQQARFDLWAEGWEQRNPKGTGA
- a CDS encoding alcohol dehydrogenase catalytic domain-containing protein; this translates as MSGAVLVESPGVHRLVPHEPREPGPGEALVRVHAAGICGSDREVYQGNRPEGYVRYPLTPGHEWSGTVERTGAGVPASLVGRKVVGEGFRNCQVCDRCHAGETTLCTAGYEETGFTQPGAMAPTLTLPARLLHALPDDADLTAAALLEPAACIAAAALKANAVPGERVAVVGTGTLGMFAVQFLRAASPAELLVVGTRGDREALSRRFGATDFRTKDRPLPDDFDVVIETAGSADAARTAAGLLRRGGRLVLTGIPAPGADGLDPTDLVVRQLEVHTVFGAPPDAWAHTVRVFAAGLLDPRPLVTHELPLEEFSEAIELVGSGDPKVGKVLLHPEALP